CGCCGATATATCCGAGCTGGGCGATCCTTATGATCTTCCCTTTCCACTGGTCCTGCCCCCCGGCGAATGTGATCCCCACCTTGTCGCGCAGAACCTTTACGAGCTTGTTTCCGTCCACACCTTCGGGGAGGAACACGCCGGTCTTAGCCTCCGAAGGGGAGTCGGTGACCATCTTAAGGCCGAGAGCGGCTGTACCCGCCTGAGCGGCCTTTGCCAGAAGAGCCGTCCTTTTGTACCAGTTGTCGAGCCCTATTTCGTCGAACATATTCAGCACTTCCTGCAGGCCGTTGATGAGCGAAACCGCCGGTGTGTAGGCGGTCGTCTTGTCTGCCAGGTTTTTTCTCTCTTTTTTGAGGTCGAAATAGAACTTGTTGTTCTTCGCCCCGTCCACCTTTTTCCACGCCCTGTCGCTGAGAGCGATGAACGCCAGACCGGGTGGGAGCATGAAAGCCTTCTGCGAACCCGATATCAGGATATCAACGCCCCAGTCATCCATCGGAATATCGAATACACCGACGCCTGTAATACCGTCGACAACGAGGAGGATGTCTCTGGTCTTGGTTACTTCCGCTATCTCCTTCACCGGGTATTTCACCGTAGTGGAGGATTCCGTCGCCTGCATGAGAACGCCTTTGATCTCCTTATCCTTGTCGAGCTCCGCTTTAACGGCCTCCGCCGTGACAGCTTTGCCCCATTCAATATTGAGCCAGACAACTTTCAAACCGTACGCTTCGGCAATTTTGCCCCAGCGCTCGCCGAACTTTCCGCCGTTCACAACGAGCACCTTCTCGCCAACCGAGAAAGAATTCGTAACCGCCGCTTCCATCGCGCCGGTGCCGGAGGAGGCGAGGATGAGGACATCCT
The DNA window shown above is from Nitrospinota bacterium and carries:
- a CDS encoding alanine--glyoxylate aminotransferase family protein — translated: MLKSYLLSPGPTPVPERVLLAMAQPIIHHRTPQFSAVFADTAERLKKVFHTKQDVLILASSGTGAMEAAVTNSFSVGEKVLVVNGGKFGERWGKIAEAYGLKVVWLNIEWGKAVTAEAVKAELDKDKEIKGVLMQATESSTTVKYPVKEIAEVTKTRDILLVVDGITGVGVFDIPMDDWGVDILISGSQKAFMLPPGLAFIALSDRAWKKVDGAKNNKFYFDLKKERKNLADKTTAYTPAVSLINGLQEVLNMFDEIGLDNWYKRTALLAKAAQAGTAALGLKMVTDSPSEAKTGVFLPEGVDGNKLVKVLRDKVGITFAGGQDQWKGKIIRIAQLGYIGEFDIVIALSSIEMGLSRFGAKVEMGKGVAAVQEVLKNSFEV